From a single Porites lutea chromosome 10, jaPorLute2.1, whole genome shotgun sequence genomic region:
- the LOC140951346 gene encoding uncharacterized protein: protein MAAFVGERVRIRDTSVSVSVPQNPKAKLMYYLNCVATVIQLDDPALSRLKNYQSYYSLSEEETDALLALVILLSPDELIGKVFFPNEDCGGRNNQFYELSAVSHMLAVADNIVIGGERKRVGKIMFFQRAWMENNYLTPIRSFQDRLQRMARGLPGRAPTPRRAPPPSRPRATSTITTSSSSCSIL, encoded by the coding sequence ATGGCAGCATTCGTCGGAGAAAGAGTTCGCATCAGAGATACTTCAGTAAGCGTTTCGGTACCACAGAATCCAAAAGCCAAATTGATGTACTACCTCAACTGTGTGGCCACGGTTATTCAGCTAGACGATCCTGCTTTGAGCAGGTTAAAAAACTACCAGAGTTACTATTCGCTGAGCGAGGAAGAAACCGACGCTCTGTTGGCACTCGTAATTCTCCTCAGCCCAGATGAGCTGATAGGCAAGGTGTTTTTCCCGAATGAAGACTGTGGGGGACGTAATAACCAATTCTATGAGCTGAGTGCAGTGTCGCATATGCTGGCAGTTGCAGATAACATCGTCATTGGGGGAGAAAGGAAGAGAGTTGGCAAAATAATGTTCTTTCAGAGAGCATGGATGGAAAACAACTACCTTACACCGATCAGATCCTTCCAAGATCGACTGCAAAGGATGGCGCGAGGGCTGCCGGGAAGAGCACCCACTCCGCGTAGAGCTCCACCTCCGTCCAGGCCACGCGCTACCTCTACGATAACCACTTCAAGCAGTTCTTGCAgtattttgtaa
- the LOC140951349 gene encoding uncharacterized protein — protein sequence MAAFVGERVGIRDISRSVSVPQNPKAKLMYYLNCVATVIQLDNHALSRLRNYQSYYLLSDQETDALLAFVILFSPDELIGKVFFPSEDCGGRTNQFLELSAVSHMLAVADNIVIGGERKRVGKIMFFQRSWMENNYLTPIMSFQDRLQRMARGLPGRAPTPRRAPPPSSPRATSEGCCCSIL from the coding sequence ATGGCAGCATTTGTCGGAGAAAGGGTCGGAATAAGAGATATTTCACGAAGCGTTTCGGTACCACAGAATCCAAAAGCCAAACTGATGTACTACCTCAACTGTGTGGCCACGGTTATTCAGCTAGACAATCATGCTTTGAGCAGGTTAAGGAACTACCAGAGTTACTATTTGCTGAGCGATCAAGAAACCGACGCTCTGTTGGCGTTTGTAATACTCTTCAGCCCAGATGAGCTGATAGGCAAGGTGTTTTTCCCGAGTGAAGACTGTGGGGGACGTACTAACCAATTCTTGGAGCTGAGTGCAGTGTCGCATATGCTGGCAGTTGCAGATAACATCGTCATTGGGGGAGAAAGGAAGAGAGTTGGCAAAATAATGTTCTTTCAGAGATCGTGGATGGAAAACAACTACCTTACACCCATCATGTCGTTCCAAGATCGACTGCAAAGGATGGCGCGAGGGCTGCCGGGAAGAGCACCCACTCCGCGTAGAGCCCCACCTCCGTCCAGCCCACGCGCTACCTCTGAAGGCTGTTGTTGCAgtattttgtaa
- the LOC140951345 gene encoding uncharacterized protein, with amino-acid sequence MAAFIGERVGIRDISRSVSVPQNPKAKLMYYLNCVATVIQLDDPVLSRLKNYQNYHLLSDQETDALLALVILLSPDELIGKVFFPSEDCGGGSNQFLELSAVSHMLAVANDIVIGGERKRVGKIMFFKRSWMETYYLTPIMSFQDRLQRMARGLPGRAPTPRRAPSPRRAPPPSSPRATSEGCCCSIL; translated from the coding sequence ATGGCAGCATTTATCGGAGAAAGGGTCGGAATAAGAGATATTTCACGAAGCGTTTCGGTACCACAGAATCCAAAAGCCAAACTGATGTACTACCTCAACTGTGTGGCCACGGTTATTCAGCTAGACGATCCTGTTTTGAGCAGGTTAAAGAACTACCAGAATTACCATTTGCTGAGCGATCAAGAAACCGACGCTCTGTTGGCGCTTGTAATACTCCTCAGCCCAGATGAGCTCATAGGCAAGGTGTTTTTCCCGAGTGAAGACTGTGGGGGAGGTTCTAACCAATTCTTGGAGCTGAGTGCAGTGTCGCACATGCTGGCAGTTGCAAATGACATCGTCATTGGGGGAGAAAGGAAGAGAGTTGGCAAAATAATGTTCTTTAAGAGATCGTGGATGGAAACCTACTACCTTACACCCATCATGTCGTTCCAAGATCGACTGCAAAGGATGGCGCGAGGGCTGCCGGGAAGAGCACCCACTCCGCGTAGAGCCCCCTCTCCGCGTAGAGCCCCACCTCCGTCCAGCCCACGCGCTACCTCTGAAGGCTGTTGTTGCAgtattttgtaa
- the LOC140950837 gene encoding uncharacterized protein — MLSHSSSHIPAASNRKAPTCTRCRNHGIYNVQLKGHRNVCKFRLCTCKHCILIVQRRLMVVKPDREQTESGGKSSKKKRSSKKVVGTDKKNDGEGLISNPLPTAITQRKEHAQFPVANLEAVSLGEVPVMKQSSANLPRKQPRLLPADGAAPMTSLPVSHYYGFMYCTPRMEMRNFNPSNPSSVSMASPRVSSPASSGMMIPIAEQPHMVENFPVTRTRGFTINSPAQLNVTIPRPMEHF; from the exons ATGCTTTCGCATTCTAGTTCTCACATCCCAGCCGCTTCTAACCGCAAAGCTCCAACGTGCACCCGTTGTCGCAATCATGGAATCTATAATGTTCAGCTGAAAGGTCACCGAAATGTTTGCAAGTTTAGGTTGTGTACCTGTAAGCATTGCATTTTGATTGTGCAAAGAAGGCTTATGGTTGTAAAACCGGACCGAGAACAAACAGAATCTGGCGGAAAATCTTCCAAGAAGAAAAGGTCATCAAAGAAGGTGGTTGGTACGGATAAGAAGAACGATGGTGAAGGTTTGATCAGCAATCCCTTGCCGACTGCGATTACACAAAGAAAAG AACATGCACAATTTCCTGTAGCCAATCTCGAAGCAGTCAGCTTAGGAGAAGTTCCAGTTATGAAGCAAAGTTCTGCTAATTTACCCAGGAAACAACCTCGACTCCTCCCAGCAGATGGCGCTGCACCCATGACAAGTCTACCGGTGTCCCATTATTATGGTTTCATGTACTGTACCCCACGGATGGAGATGCGGAATTTTAATCCTAGTAACCCATCCTCCGTTTCAATGGCTTCTCCTCGGGTTTCCAGCCCTGCTAGTTCTGGGATGATGATTCCAATAGCTGAACAGCCTCACATGGTCGAGAATTTTCCTGTTACCCGCACTCGG GGTTTTACCATCAATTCACCGGCACAGCTGAATGTGACCATTCCACGCCCTATGGAGCATTTCTAG
- the LOC140951329 gene encoding 3'-5' ssDNA/RNA exonuclease TatD-like, whose product MSTNRRFFVGNLSPKVTKEDLERHFGLDSTPYVRSSSWIELAQERSGSSQKYGFITVAEDLANHLLHLNGTKLYDKFIRVEPAKNSGGSFSGKVSIPSMIPPMSVRASYPTWAGGNRKYNPRNRNRRRPQGPNDIVKIPEDKVLQLIDAGVNLPNKAFTIDIQNVIEQAEVVGIKQMILTGNTLQMSQSAVTQAKAHPTVLYASIGVHPHFTEKEWNEKTAKEIEELAKDPVVVAIGEVGLDFHRNYSQEKAQIEAFTKQVEIACEVQKPLLAHERASHQKFIEVLSQFSGRLPSIVIHCFTGSVSEMSAYVAMGFYIGICGFICKENPGKALRDALKEGVLPLDRILLESDAPYMTPNAPEKDLDDVCKSLLKRCQPGRNEPCTLPIVAHTVAKCLGIDAEEVARVSADNAKRVFDLKPPVTPVTQPAPPATKDTE is encoded by the exons GGAATCTATCACCAAAAGTGACCAAAGAGGACCTAGAACGCCATTTTGGTCTCGACAGTACACCTTATGTGCGCTCATCTTCATGGATTGAATTAGCTCAGGAGCGTTCAGGGTCTTCACAAAAATATGGATTTATTACTGTTGCAGAGGACCTTGCAA ACCACTTACTTCATTTGAATGGAACCAAGCTGTATGACAAATTTATCAGAGTTGAACCAGCTAAGAACTCAGGAGGTAGTTTTAGTGGTAAAGTTTCCATCCCATCGATGATCCCTCCCATGTCTGTCAGAGCCAGTTATCCTACATGGGCAGGCGGTAACCGCAAATACAATCCAAGAAACAGGAACAGGCGCCGCCCTCAGGGTCCCAATGACATTGTAAAAATACCCGAGGATAAAGTATTGCAGCTCATTGATGCTGGTGTCAATCTGCCAAACAAAGC GTTTACCATAGACATTCAGAATGTTATTGAACAAGCAGAAGTTGTTGGAATCAAGCAAATGATTCTTACAGGGAATACCCTTCAGATGAGTCAGTCAGCTGTCACTCAGGCTAAGGCACATCCCACAGTACTTTATGCCTCTATAGGAGTGCATCCTCATTTTACAGAAAAGGAATGGAATGAAAAAACAGCAAAAGAGATTGAAGAATTAGCCAAGGATCCTGTTGTTGTGGCCATTGGTGAAGTTGGATTGGACTTTCATAGGAATTACTCCCAAGAAAAAGCACAGATAGAGGCATTCACAAAGCAG GTTGAGATTGCTTGTGAAGTTCAGAAACCGCTCTTGGCTCATGAGAGAGCTTCCCATCAGAAGTTCATTGAAGTTTTGAGCCAGTTTAGTGGCAGATTACCTTCTATTGTGATCCACTGTTTTACTGGCAGTGTTTCTGAAATGAGCGCTTATGTTGCAATGGGGTTTTACATTGGAATTTGTGGATTTATTTGTAAAG AAAACCCAGGCAAAGCTTTGCGTGATGCTCTCAAGGAGGGTGTCCTCCCACTGGATAGAATTCTTCTGGAAAGTGATGCACCTTACATGACACCAAATGCCCCTGAAAAGGACCTAGATGATGTTTGTAAGTCACTACTAAAAAGATGCCAACCAGGGCGTAATGAACCTTGTACTCTGCCTATAGTAGCTCACACTGTTGCCAAATGCCTTGGAATTGACGCAGAGGAAGTAGCACGTGTCTCAGCAGATAACGCAAAGAGGGTGTTTGATTTGAAGCCTCCTGTTACCCCTGTAACACAGCCAGCTCCTCCAGCTACCAAAGACACTGAATAA